In Cotesia glomerata isolate CgM1 linkage group LG1, MPM_Cglom_v2.3, whole genome shotgun sequence, one genomic interval encodes:
- the LOC123261586 gene encoding EF-hand domain-containing protein D2 homolog, whose amino-acid sequence MPADAELSNILSRRQRINEDLEEGKEVKKQYKFVNVYTEFHELSRREIKQYEQTFNRFDDGRDGFLDLSELKRMMEVLGAPQTHLGLKAMIKEVDEDDDGRISFREFLLIYRKARAGELEQDSGLGQLARLTEVNVDEVGVTGAKNFFEAKIEELRKSSKFENEIRMEQEERKREEEDKAMRRAQFRQKAAIFNN is encoded by the exons atgccGGCAGACGCGGAGCTCAGCAATATCCTTAGCAGAAGGCAAAGAATTAACGAGGACTTAGAAGAAGgaaaagaagttaaaaaacagTACAAATTTGTCAACGTATACACCGAATTCCATGAGTTATCACGCCGAGAGATAAAGCAGTACGAGCAGACCTTCAATAG atttgACGATGGACGTGATGGATTTCTGGATTTATCTGAGCTGAAAAGAATGATGGAGGTGTTGGGAGCACCTCAAACTCATCTGGGACTTAAAGCGATGATCAAAGAAGTTGATGAAGACGATGATGGTCGTATTTCTTTCCGCGAA tttttactgATCTATCGCAAAGCACGTGCCGGAGAATTGGAACAAGATTCTGGACTTGGTCAATTAGCTCGACTTACTGAAGTAAATGTCGATGAAGTCGGAGTAACTGGTGCTAAAAATTTCTTCGAAGCAAAG atcgAGGAATTGCGAAAGTCAAGCAAGTTCGAAAACGAAATACGAATGGAGCAAGAGGAAAGAAAACGCGAAGAAGAAGATAAAGCAATGAGACGTGCGCAATTTCGTCAGAAGGCtgctatttttaataactaa
- the LOC123261510 gene encoding arginyl-tRNA--protein transferase 1 yields the protein MAVNMFSVVDYYFTDVSRKYSCGYCKKRNSYKRHGMWAHSLTVQDYQSLIDRGWRRSGCYCYKPLNDETCCPMYTIKCEALNFIVTKSQKKIIKRVTKFLKEGKKDEDYNEKRSKRTKIHHNNLNDIDICNIMEPDYAEHATRNKLDILEGEKMSVDVDCGTKRDSCTQSSDHNDHVNSHQQVNNEIDNTQWQPVTMVQDTHESVNSLANSSCSKSDKVNTKEPAASNSDSDLPRKAKLIRIERARSRLLAKGKTLEEIESYYKKKKDKNKTKTIDELLNNISDGVNELQVKLVRVSSEEFMDTLDQSVELFKKYQIAVHNDEEDECDKQSFLNFLGKTPLKHWNPESGPPLGYGSFHQQYWLNNNLMAVGVIDILPSCVSSVYFFYDPEYSFLSLGTYSSLMEVRLVRELNKTAPDLKYYYMGYYIHTIPKMRYKAKMRPSKLLCPETYSWFNIEKCIPKLNETKYSRLNDDLDALDEDGVINNDALMQVRVYYRGKMTYRNVQGIRRMFGDKKDDSNEVKEYAELVGKICAHNMYLVRS from the exons ATGGCAGTAAATATGTTTAGCgttgttgattattattttactgatgTATCTCGTAAATATTCATGTGGTTATTGTAAAAAACGCAATTCTTATAAACGACATG GTATGTGGGCACATTCACTGACAGTTCAAGATTATCAATCGTTAATAGACAGAGGCTGGAGAAGAAGTGGTTGTTATTGTTACAAGCCACTAAACGATGAAACATGCTGTCCTATGTATACtattaa atgtgaagcattaaattttattgtcacaaaatcacaaaaaaaaataataaaacgtgtaacaaaatttttgaaagaaggaaaaaaagACGAAGATTACAATGAAAAAAGAAGTAAAAGAACTAAAATTCATCATAATAATCTCAATGATATAG atATCTGTAATATAATGGAGCCAGATTACGCCGAGCATGCGACgagaaataaattagatatttTAGAAGGAGAAAAAATGTCTGTAGATGTTGATTGTGGTACTAAACGTGATTCTTGTACTCAAAGCTCGGACCATAATGATCATGTCAATAGTCATCAACAAGTAAACAATGAAATTGATAATACTCAATGGCAACCTGTGACAATGGTTCAAGATACTCATGAGTCTGTTAATAGTCTAGCAAATTCCTCGTGTAGTAAAAGTGATAAAGTAAATACTAAAGAGCCAGCAGCGAGTAATTCAGACAGTGACTTGCCTAGAAAGGCTAAATTAATTAGGATTGAAAGAGCGAGAAGCCGGCTACTAGCGAAAGGCAAGACTTTGGAAGAGATTGAATcttattataagaaaaaaaaagataaaaataaaactaaaactatCGAcgagttattaaataatatttccgATGGTGTTAATGAGTtacaa gtgAAATTAGTACGAGTGTCATCAGAAGAATTTATGGATACTTTGGATCAAAGtgtagaattatttaaaaagtatcaAATTGCTGTACATAATGATGAGGAGGACGAATGTGATAAACAGTCATTCCTTAATTTTTTAGGGAAAACTcctttaaaa caCTGGAATCCTGAATCTGGACCACCACTGGGATACGGTTCATTTCACCAACAATATTggcttaataataatttaatggccGTAGGAGTTATTGATATATTACCATCATGTGTGTCAagtgtttattttttctatgatCCTGAATATTCATTTCTTTCACTCGGTACTTACAG CTCTCTAATGGAAGTACGATTAGTaagagaattaaataaaacagcTCCCgacttgaaatattattatatggGTTACTACATCCACACAATTCCAAAAATGCGTTACAAAGCTAAAATGCGTCCCTCGAAATTACTCTGCCCGGAAACGTACTCGTGGTTTAACATTGAAAAGTGCATAcctaaattaaatgaaaccaAATACTCAAGACTTAATGATGATTTGGATGCACTTGACGAAGACGGTGTAATTAATAACGACGCTTTAATGCAG GTACGAGTTTATTATCGCGGAAAAATGACATATAGAAATGTACAGGGAATAAGACGAATGTTTGGCGATAAAAAGGATGACAGCAATGAAGTTAAAGAATATGCGGAGTTAGTTGGTAAAATATGTGCTCACAATATGTATTTAGTACGatcttaa
- the LOC123261497 gene encoding sialin-like isoform X2, which translates to MNLKWLKWIPTRVVICIMMFTCCWTSYMCRLQMSILAVPMIKTLEDQQSSNGACAEQETSKSRRSVFIDSEDSSEDFNKNGNFTHVFLPRKINTTDAVLLSDDNDNTYYNYTDALILDTRKSKRTTGFHLFSNAPFEWTPFIRGQLISAYAWGNVPGNFLGGVLAQKFGPRRAVLWSSILASFVSLATPILAQLSWIALLLSRVIIGLTGGVTFPACHTLVAKWSPPDEKGRFVWTLQGGTFGSIFLFGIISGIAEKINWESGWYIPALSMMVWIVFWWFLAYDSPEEHPYISEKEKQFIVQSLSVSVNLEKPSFSNTPILKILKSIPFICLVLCHFGNVFLLFFYQNGMMLYQTKALGFKLTKGGVVSGLPWASRVLFAFVFGWIGDTIKRKDKLSVTALRKCATVFSHFLPGVCLIIVGYLGCSMVWANVFLVLALGFNGAASISNLSNNQDLSPNYAGFLYGIMNTVGSLSGIMISPIVEEVAGKWGHPIEKWQILFWIGAIVCITCMVIFIIGGSGQVQSWNEVRSNNPHRPNPTSSNQEESTATTKT; encoded by the exons AATGGTTGA AATGGATACCAACACGCGTGGTAATATGCATAATGATGTTCACATGCTGCTGGACGAGCTATATGTGTCGATTACAGATGAGTATCCTCGCAGTGCCAATGATAAAAACTCTTGAAGATCAGCAATCATCAAATGGAGCGTGTGCGGAGCAGGAGACTTCAAAATCGCGAAGATCTGTTTTTATTGACAGCGAAGATTCTTCtgaagattttaataaaaatggaaACTTCACTCACGTGTTTTTACCTCGGAAAATAAATACGACGGATGCGGTATTATTATCAGATGACAATGATAATACGTATTACAATTACACGGATGCGCTGATACTAGACACGCGAAAGTCAAAAAGAACGACGGGGTTCCACCTGTTCTCAAACGCGCCTTTCGAATGGACGCCATTTATACGGGGGCAATTAATATCTGCATATGCTTGGGGCAATGTTCCGGGTAATTTTCTTGGGGGGGTTCTCGCTCAGAAATTCGGCCCGCGAAGAGCCGTTCTCTGGTCCTCGATTCTTGCAAGTTTCGTATCGTTGGCCACGCCGATACTCGCCCAATTGTCATGGATAGCTTTGCTTTTGTCACGGGTAATTATCGGCTTGACTGGAGGTGTTACTTTTCCGGCGTGCCATACTCTGGTGGCAAAATGGTCACCGCCTGACGAAAAAGGGAGGTTTGTTTGGACACTCCAGGGTGGAACTTTTGGCTCGATATTTTTGTTCGGTATTATTTCGGGAATCGCGGAGAAAATAAACTGGGAGTCAGGTTGGTATATTCCGGCGTTGTCGATGATGGTCTGGATTGTTTTTTGGTGGTTTTTAGCCTATGATTCGCCGGAAGAGCATCCTTATATCAGTGAAAAGGAGAAACAATTTATTGTACA atcgCTATCAGTTTCGGTCAACTTAGAAAAACCGTCTTTTAGCAACACGccgatattaaaaatactaaaatcaaTTCCTTTTATTTGCTTGGTCCTCTGCCATTTCGGAAACGtctttttactatttttctaTCAAAACGGCATGATGTTGTATCAAACAAAAGCTCTGGGGTTCAAATTAACCAAAGGAGGAGTCGTCTCAGGTTTACCCTGGGCAAGTAGAGTTTTATTCGCTTTCGTGTTTGGTTGGATTGGCGACACGATTAAACGGAAAGACAAGCTATCTGTTACGGCATTGCGGAAGTGCGCAACagtatttt ctcaTTTTCTGCCGGGAGTTTGTCTCATAATAGTCGGCTACCTCGGATGCTCGATGGTTTGGGCAAACGTCTTTCTAGTACTAGCATTAGGATTCAACGGCGCAGCGTCAATTTCAAACTTATCAAACAATCAAGACTTGTCACCTAATTACGCTGGTTTTCTTTATGGTATTATGAACACAGTTGGCTCCTTATCGGGAATCATGATTTCTCCGATTGTCGAAGAAGTGGCTGGCAAGTGGggg catCCAATCGAAAAGTGGCAAATACTATTTTGGATAGGAGCAATTGTTTGTATTACATGCATggtaatatttatcattggTGGAAGTGGACAAGTTCAAAGTTGGAACGAAGTACGATCAAATAATCCTCATAGACCTAATCCTACAAGTTCTAATCAGGAAGAGTCAACAGCAACCACAAAAACTTGA
- the LOC123261497 gene encoding sialin-like isoform X1 yields the protein MYKVFLNKFKSQWIPTRVVICIMMFTCCWTSYMCRLQMSILAVPMIKTLEDQQSSNGACAEQETSKSRRSVFIDSEDSSEDFNKNGNFTHVFLPRKINTTDAVLLSDDNDNTYYNYTDALILDTRKSKRTTGFHLFSNAPFEWTPFIRGQLISAYAWGNVPGNFLGGVLAQKFGPRRAVLWSSILASFVSLATPILAQLSWIALLLSRVIIGLTGGVTFPACHTLVAKWSPPDEKGRFVWTLQGGTFGSIFLFGIISGIAEKINWESGWYIPALSMMVWIVFWWFLAYDSPEEHPYISEKEKQFIVQSLSVSVNLEKPSFSNTPILKILKSIPFICLVLCHFGNVFLLFFYQNGMMLYQTKALGFKLTKGGVVSGLPWASRVLFAFVFGWIGDTIKRKDKLSVTALRKCATVFSHFLPGVCLIIVGYLGCSMVWANVFLVLALGFNGAASISNLSNNQDLSPNYAGFLYGIMNTVGSLSGIMISPIVEEVAGKWGHPIEKWQILFWIGAIVCITCMVIFIIGGSGQVQSWNEVRSNNPHRPNPTSSNQEESTATTKT from the exons AATGGATACCAACACGCGTGGTAATATGCATAATGATGTTCACATGCTGCTGGACGAGCTATATGTGTCGATTACAGATGAGTATCCTCGCAGTGCCAATGATAAAAACTCTTGAAGATCAGCAATCATCAAATGGAGCGTGTGCGGAGCAGGAGACTTCAAAATCGCGAAGATCTGTTTTTATTGACAGCGAAGATTCTTCtgaagattttaataaaaatggaaACTTCACTCACGTGTTTTTACCTCGGAAAATAAATACGACGGATGCGGTATTATTATCAGATGACAATGATAATACGTATTACAATTACACGGATGCGCTGATACTAGACACGCGAAAGTCAAAAAGAACGACGGGGTTCCACCTGTTCTCAAACGCGCCTTTCGAATGGACGCCATTTATACGGGGGCAATTAATATCTGCATATGCTTGGGGCAATGTTCCGGGTAATTTTCTTGGGGGGGTTCTCGCTCAGAAATTCGGCCCGCGAAGAGCCGTTCTCTGGTCCTCGATTCTTGCAAGTTTCGTATCGTTGGCCACGCCGATACTCGCCCAATTGTCATGGATAGCTTTGCTTTTGTCACGGGTAATTATCGGCTTGACTGGAGGTGTTACTTTTCCGGCGTGCCATACTCTGGTGGCAAAATGGTCACCGCCTGACGAAAAAGGGAGGTTTGTTTGGACACTCCAGGGTGGAACTTTTGGCTCGATATTTTTGTTCGGTATTATTTCGGGAATCGCGGAGAAAATAAACTGGGAGTCAGGTTGGTATATTCCGGCGTTGTCGATGATGGTCTGGATTGTTTTTTGGTGGTTTTTAGCCTATGATTCGCCGGAAGAGCATCCTTATATCAGTGAAAAGGAGAAACAATTTATTGTACA atcgCTATCAGTTTCGGTCAACTTAGAAAAACCGTCTTTTAGCAACACGccgatattaaaaatactaaaatcaaTTCCTTTTATTTGCTTGGTCCTCTGCCATTTCGGAAACGtctttttactatttttctaTCAAAACGGCATGATGTTGTATCAAACAAAAGCTCTGGGGTTCAAATTAACCAAAGGAGGAGTCGTCTCAGGTTTACCCTGGGCAAGTAGAGTTTTATTCGCTTTCGTGTTTGGTTGGATTGGCGACACGATTAAACGGAAAGACAAGCTATCTGTTACGGCATTGCGGAAGTGCGCAACagtatttt ctcaTTTTCTGCCGGGAGTTTGTCTCATAATAGTCGGCTACCTCGGATGCTCGATGGTTTGGGCAAACGTCTTTCTAGTACTAGCATTAGGATTCAACGGCGCAGCGTCAATTTCAAACTTATCAAACAATCAAGACTTGTCACCTAATTACGCTGGTTTTCTTTATGGTATTATGAACACAGTTGGCTCCTTATCGGGAATCATGATTTCTCCGATTGTCGAAGAAGTGGCTGGCAAGTGGggg catCCAATCGAAAAGTGGCAAATACTATTTTGGATAGGAGCAATTGTTTGTATTACATGCATggtaatatttatcattggTGGAAGTGGACAAGTTCAAAGTTGGAACGAAGTACGATCAAATAATCCTCATAGACCTAATCCTACAAGTTCTAATCAGGAAGAGTCAACAGCAACCACAAAAACTTGA